The DNA region TCATAAAACCTACAGTAGATTCTACAGAATAATAGAAAGACAAACAGCTCATCTTTGGGTTTTTGCTATATTTTAAACATCTGCTCTTTTCAACTAACATCCAAGAAACTAATATTAAGGGACATTTGATGAAGATtatatcacatttcatttcaattcaattccTTTTCTCAACACTGTAACCACATGTTAACACCAGAGCAATTTGATTtcctaaaaatatttgtttttcagcttttatagTATTAAAGTGAATGTAATGAAATGGGCCAGGATTGTGTCCCTGCTGATCACTGAACAAACCTGTTTCCCTCTGTAACTGCGCTGTTGTTCTAGCTAAATAACTAGATTTGTTGAGTGCCAGCTGCATATTTGTCAGCACAAAACAATGTTAAAATCCTCTTTTGAAGGGAAACGGAACAGTGATAAAAATACTGATAGTGATTCCTCTGATATGGTGGGCTTTgctgtcctttttatttcatcaatatttcaatgtcaaaaacaaaacagagagggTTACCAGCTGTTAGGCGAGAAATCACGTCCTGCGATCCTTGTAGCTTGTGCACTGCATGCTCACATTTTGACCTAATTCAGACAACTTTATTACCCCTTTCAATTTATTTGTGACATGCTGCTGTAGCAGGGCCTACAACATCTAGTTTATCGTAACCATAAAGAATGTTAGTGACAGAAGAACAATTGGTTCAAAttcagtcagacagaaacaagGAGAGGGTGTATGAAGCTATTATAAAGTTGTGTGTGTAATGGGTCCCTAGCCAGGTTCTTCGTCATCCCATCAGTCAGGTTTAAGAGCACAAGGCGCCTGTCAGCTCCAGCAAGCCTTCGGGGACCTAGTATAGCTCAGGATGAAATGACACATCTTGACATCTTAAATTCAGCAAGATTAAACCCACACCAGCAGAGGAGGAGTCAGACCactcttcttctgttttatgTCCCTTTccaccttctccctccctccctttgttTCTTTAAACTGTCTTCAGAGAGCtcagttttattgttgtctTTGAGGGCCggtctgaaaaatgaaaatagttcTTCCcattattttacagctgtgtctgactgtctctttgtaattttttttccacagagaggATCAGACGAGCTGAGTATGTACAACAGTCCCAACTCTGGCATGAGCAGTATCAGTGGTGAGTTCGTTCCGAACACCCCTGAATTAGGGACTGGATTGACAGAATTTGCATAAAGCCATTTGATCGGTAGTGATAGACAGCATTAAGAGGAATCAAAGGATTAATAGGTGTTTGAAAAGTGAAGCAGGCTGTGAGAGCAGAACTATTCTCTCTTGGGAGCGTTTTAGTGTCTAAATAACATCACGCTCGTCAGTAGGAGGGCACTCACACACCACAGCATGTGACTAGAACAGTCATGGTGAATACCACTGCATTTTAATGGACACTCAATAGATTATATCACATGCGTCTCAGAGAAAATTGCAGAACTAAGGATGACTGAAAGAGCTGTTCACATTACTACAAAGAGAAGGTGAATAAAATGTGTctatcaaacacaaaatgagaaCAGTGGTAAAGACATACACATGGGCTTTGGGAGATTGGCTCTTTAATCAAAGTTCCAATCTACCATTACAACACATGGCAGCTCAACCCAGGAAAATGCCTTATAAAAGTTTGTATTGTCCTGcagataaattaataatattttatctttgtaTTGTAACTTTTTAAGAAGGCAGGTGAATGGAAGAAGGCGAAGACAAAACGCACTGTTGAGAGCTGGGCTTCAAGTGATGTTCCCACTCCACTGAATGAATCGTAATATCAGTAGAAATTCTGCAGAAGAGCAACAATTTTCATCCATATTGGACAGCATTATTTCGGCTATAGTTATGTTGTACATCGACTTGTCATGGAACTTTTTTGACTTCTTGTATAACCAAAATAATCACAGTTTTGATGGTTGCCTGTTTGATTAACCAGTCACAAGATTTCAGTCACAAAACCTGTAAAGATTAAAACTTGCACCTTGTGTTTAACCTAAAGAGCAATTTCCCAAAGCTCCTGTTCCTCTTATAGCAGTTAATGCACACaagttttgtttctgtcaccAAATACCATGTGAGAGCCAAACcaacaattaatttattttgtacacTACTGTcgtgcatgtatgtgtatttgCAGTCTGATACATCTTATTCTTCAGTGCCATGGAGCTCTactgttcaaatatttcttcattaccatatacacacactgaattttGACTCAATTAAATATACACCGTCCCACTGCCAGAAATTCTACCCTGAGTGccaaatttgtatttgtttaccACTGAAACAAGCCCCCACCAAGTACACTGATTCCTCCTTTTTGATGGATTTTTGCTAAAATTATAACGACCAGTTCATTTGGATATTTCTTGAATGCAAGTGTAACTCAGACTTAAAAATGTATGCTTTCAGTAGAAACCAGCAGACTTAGAGCTGAGGGCCACATACAGAGGAAAGAAGTTCAAGTatggggagagagacagactaaAGACTGTTGGCTTTGTCCTTTTGGGCAGAAAATTAAATGGGTCAAGGGAAAGGGGTTTCTTTGACACAATCTAGATTACCTAATACGATTAGTTTTACTCTTTAAATGGGGCTGCCAGTGTATTGATCGATATTCTTAATCTGTGCTTATGCTAAAATTGTAGATGGGGCTTCCAATGGCAGTGACAGTAAAAAACTCAAGGTGGAGGAGGCCCCTCCGTCTCGCGTGCTCCACATCAGGAAGCTGCCCAACGAGGCTTCAGAGACTGAAGTCATTGCCCTTGGCTTGCCTTTTGGCAAAGTTACCAATATTCTAACACTAAAAGGAAAGAACCAGGTGAGTGGAAATAATTGATAATAGGGTACATTTGTAGAGTTTCCTTTACAAAACAGTTGTTGAGCAGCAGTTTGAAATCAcagatgaatatatatatatacatacatgtgaGGACATCTAAGTGGGTATGAACACTTTagataatttatttgaaaacgacaagagacatttttgttttgttcctgaaCAATAGTGGCAAAATTTTTCTCAACTTGACCTGTCAGTGTCAGCTGACATCTTGCTGTAGCACACAATCACTGGACACAGTTGGTCTTGATATCTGAGACATGTCCACAGTTTCATCTGGCCCAAAGCCTATTGTCTTTCTGCCGAGGAGGGCTGTAGGACATACTTGGCATTTCTACTAGATTTCTGTCAAGTGGAGCTACTTTGTTCTCCTCACAGTAACATGGTGGTGTCTCTGTGTTGACAGTTTCATCCCAAAATTCAGGCAAAATTTTTCTGTGTTCTGATAATGTTTGTGCAGACATCACTCTAATGAATTGCAATCCACTCAGGGAATATtgcggggggaaaaaagaaaaaaataactctgGCATAGAGGTTTTGTATCAGATGTTTAACAGGTTTATTTCTGGCACATAATACCAAATATCAACTTGAAACAGGTGgtgcattttttaaatcattaggtactttctttttgagttttgtttctCTACTTCCAGGCATTCTTGGAGATGGGGACAGAGGAGGCAGCGATCACTATGGTTAACTACTACACCACAGTAACTCCTCATATCCGCAATGTCCCTGTCTTTATACAATACTCCAATCACAAAGAACTCAAAACTGATGCTGGCAATCAGGTAGGAGTCTAACTATGGACCTCAATCCTCATTGTTCTGACGGTTGTCTTTACATTTCCAGTTAGAGTTCATTGTTTAGTTtgtaaaatgatgaaaaatttgCACCCAGATtgacattcatccatccatccatctatcttctactAATAATTCATTTCTGGGTCGTgtggggtgctgcagccaaacaCCCTaacccagctcacattgggcaaaagcatggtacaccctggacaggtcaccagtccatcacagggctaaaacacagagaccaacaaccactcagacctatggacaatttagagtccccaATTAACCCAATCATGCATGTCTgtggacgatgggaggaaactggtATACCTGGAATCCAGAGGAATCCATAATTCTGTTAATTATGACTAATCATTGCAGGTCCACAGTTAGATAAGTGGAGCCTGATTAATGGACCACTGttcaaagaaattaaacagaGTTTGCAGGTTTTCATTGGAATCCAACTCTGCAGTGATTCATGAATCAGAACACTTCCAGTCACAGAGAAGATTGAAATAGTATTTAGAATGTAGTAGTTTTTTGACTCAAATGATAGTGCTTTCTATGTAGAATAACCAATAAACTTAGTGGCCTCATGACCACACCCTGTATTTATGCAAActgaaaatgctaaattataTCACCACATTTCAACTCTGTTCTGACTCATAAGCAGGAAATCaagtaaacaaataattatgtaaaatattGCCGTATCCTACGATGAAACACCAGTATCAGTCTGATAGTCAATACCACGAGTGACATTTGTGTGTACATTAGTTGCAAGGAGCTTTAATGGGAACTATAGGCACTAAACAAATGTGCActcattttcattgtcattaCAGCTTATTATATTGTCAGCAGGGTTATTTTCTCCAACTCTCAGAGCTGTCTCAAAATGAATGTGCATCCTCTATGATCCTGTTTTTATCGTTCCCAGGACAATGGGAGTTTGTGcttgagatatttttttttatgcattagGTGTGAATATGGGATATCTTCACATTTGGCATGCTTAACTTTTGATGGACCATTTGTCTTTGGCCATAGCGGACCCAAGCAGTTCTGCAGGCGGTCTCAGCAGTCCAATCCGGTGGGTCACCAAGCTCAGATGTCCAGGAGGCTCTCGCTGCAACCTCCAGTCCAGTGCTGCGGATCATCATCGACAACATGTTTTACCCTGTAACGCTGGATGTACTCCAACAGGTAGGCAACAGTTTTGCTGCCACACAGTAAGCAGTAGTTAATTTCGCATATTACAGATAATCAGTGCAAGTTTGgattttctttgcctttttggCAGATTTTCTCCAAGTTTGGCACAGTCATGAAGATAATCACATTTACCAAGAACAATCAGTTCCAGGCTCTCCTGCAGTTTAGTGATCCTGTCAATGCACAGCAGGCCAAATTGGTGAGTGATCACTTACCTGCAGCTTCCAGTCAAGTTATGCAGCTATATTACTCATTGCCTAACATCAAGTTAACAATTTTTATGGGTATTCGTTACcaaataaaactgttaaaaatagATTTCCTCCCCCTCCATTCTAGGCATTGGATGGCCAGAACATCTACAACTCATGTTGCACACTTCGTATCGACTTTTCCAAGCTGGTTAACCTAAATGTCAAGTATAACAATGACAAGAGTCGTGACTACACACGCCCTGAGCTTCCTGCTGGTGACGGCCAGCCTAGCATTGATCCCACGGTGGCTGCCGCCTTCAGCAAAGATTCCAACTCCCTCCTCGGTAAGATCCCAGGTAGATCACACTTttatatttcctctttttatctttttttttttttatttcttattattttcCACAAGTTTGAGGCTTCAGCAAAACAACATGAATGATTAGATTTC from Echeneis naucrates chromosome 20, fEcheNa1.1, whole genome shotgun sequence includes:
- the LOC115060762 gene encoding polypyrimidine tract-binding protein 2-like isoform X1, encoding MDGIGDVAVGVKRGSDELSMYNSPNSGMSSISDGASNGSDSKKLKVEEAPPSRVLHIRKLPNEASETEVIALGLPFGKVTNILTLKGKNQAFLEMGTEEAAITMVNYYTTVTPHIRNVPVFIQYSNHKELKTDAGNQRTQAVLQAVSAVQSGGSPSSDVQEALAATSSPVLRIIIDNMFYPVTLDVLQQIFSKFGTVMKIITFTKNNQFQALLQFSDPVNAQQAKLALDGQNIYNSCCTLRIDFSKLVNLNVKYNNDKSRDYTRPELPAGDGQPSIDPTVAAAFSKDSNSLLGKIPGALNPLSAAAAAAAAAGRVALAGQTGSSGVLLVSNLNEEMVTPQSLFTLFGVYGDVQRVKILYNKKDSALIQMSDANQAQLAMSHLNGQKMYGKIIRVTLSKHQTVALPRDGLDDQGLTKDYANSPLHRFKKPGSKNFQNIFPPSATLHLSNIPQDVTEDDLRLLFSNAGGTVKAFKFFQDRKMALIQMSTVEEAIQALIDLHNYNMGGNQHLRVSFSKSTI
- the LOC115060762 gene encoding polypyrimidine tract-binding protein 2-like isoform X2, which encodes MDGIGDVAVGVKRGSDELSMYNSPNSGMSSISDGASNGSDSKKLKVEEAPPSRVLHIRKLPNEASETEVIALGLPFGKVTNILTLKGKNQAFLEMGTEEAAITMVNYYTTVTPHIRNVPVFIQYSNHKELKTDAGNQRTQAVLQAVSAVQSGGSPSSDVQEALAATSSPVLRIIIDNMFYPVTLDVLQQIFSKFGTVMKIITFTKNNQFQALLQFSDPVNAQQAKLALDGQNIYNSCCTLRIDFSKLVNLNVKYNNDKSRDYTRPELPAGDGQPSIDPTVAAAFSKDSNSLLGALNPLSAAAAAAAAAGRVALAGQTGSSGVLLVSNLNEEMVTPQSLFTLFGVYGDVQRVKILYNKKDSALIQMSDANQAQLAMSHLNGQKMYGKIIRVTLSKHQTVALPRDGLDDQGLTKDYANSPLHRFKKPGSKNFQNIFPPSATLHLSNIPQDVTEDDLRLLFSNAGGTVKAFKFFQDRKMALIQMSTVEEAIQALIDLHNYNMGGNQHLRVSFSKSTI
- the LOC115060762 gene encoding polypyrimidine tract-binding protein 2-like isoform X3 → MDGIGDVAVGVKRGSDELSMYNSPNSGMSSISDGASNGSDSKKLKVEEAPPSRVLHIRKLPNEASETEVIALGLPFGKVTNILTLKGKNQAFLEMGTEEAAITMVNYYTTVTPHIRNVPVFIQYSNHKELKTDAGNQVGAVSAVQSGGSPSSDVQEALAATSSPVLRIIIDNMFYPVTLDVLQQIFSKFGTVMKIITFTKNNQFQALLQFSDPVNAQQAKLALDGQNIYNSCCTLRIDFSKLVNLNVKYNNDKSRDYTRPELPAGDGQPSIDPTVAAAFSKDSNSLLGKIPGALNPLSAAAAAAAAAGRVALAGQTGSSGVLLVSNLNEEMVTPQSLFTLFGVYGDVQRVKILYNKKDSALIQMSDANQAQLAMSHLNGQKMYGKIIRVTLSKHQTVALPRDGLDDQGLTKDYANSPLHRFKKPGSKNFQNIFPPSATLHLSNIPQDVTEDDLRLLFSNAGGTVKAFKFFQDRKMALIQMSTVEEAIQALIDLHNYNMGGNQHLRVSFSKSTI